In Leptospiraceae bacterium, one DNA window encodes the following:
- the fbp gene encoding class 1 fructose-bisphosphatase, whose product MSLSQYLIEEQLKLPHAKGDFTALMSHLVYAAKIVSREVRKAGLLEYILGTTGDTNVQGEAVMKLDEYADSIFTNAMRVCGHLCVLASEEQESIIKIPEGYSIGKYTFAYDPLDGSSNIDSNVSIGTIFSIHVRKSPSGTPGTEDDLLQKGALQRCAGYILYGSSTMMVLTFGNGVVGFTLDPSCGEFLLSHPNLKMPENGNIYSINEGNYNYWSDKIKNYIRSIKSLENSNNPKTLRYIGSLVADFHRNLLKGGVFLYPDDIHSKKYPLGKLRLLYEVNPIAFIAEEAGGMAVTVDGDRVLDIEPTSLHQRSTLVVGSKKEVEEFIHITKNLHS is encoded by the coding sequence ATGAGTTTGTCTCAATACCTCATCGAAGAGCAGTTAAAATTGCCTCACGCCAAAGGAGACTTTACTGCACTTATGAGCCATTTAGTCTATGCGGCAAAAATTGTTTCAAGAGAAGTCAGAAAGGCAGGACTATTGGAATATATCCTTGGGACTACTGGAGATACAAATGTTCAAGGAGAAGCAGTCATGAAATTGGATGAGTATGCAGACTCAATTTTTACCAATGCCATGAGAGTATGCGGTCACCTTTGTGTGTTGGCAAGTGAGGAGCAAGAATCCATTATAAAAATACCTGAAGGGTATTCAATTGGTAAATATACTTTTGCTTATGACCCATTGGACGGATCGTCCAATATAGACAGTAACGTATCTATTGGCACGATTTTTTCTATTCACGTAAGAAAGTCCCCCTCAGGAACTCCAGGAACGGAAGACGATTTATTGCAAAAGGGAGCCCTCCAGAGGTGTGCCGGCTACATCCTTTACGGCTCGTCCACTATGATGGTTTTGACGTTTGGTAATGGAGTGGTTGGGTTTACGTTAGACCCATCTTGTGGAGAATTTTTGCTTTCTCACCCTAATTTAAAAATGCCGGAGAATGGGAATATTTATTCAATCAATGAAGGAAATTATAATTATTGGTCGGATAAAATAAAAAATTATATTCGTTCCATTAAGAGCCTTGAGAATTCCAACAATCCTAAAACTCTTAGGTATATCGGATCACTTGTTGCTGATTTTCATAGAAATCTTTTGAAAGGTGGAGTATTTTTATACCCAGATGATATACACTCCAAGAAATACCCTCTAGGAAAACTCAGATTATTATATGAAGTCAATCCGATTGCGTTTATTGCAGAAGAGGCTGGGGGAATGGCTGTTACAGTAGATGGAGATAGAGTTTTAGATATTGAGCCTACAAGCCTTCATCAAAGATCCACATTGGTAGTCGGAAGTAAAAAAGAGGTGGAAGAGTTTATCCATATCACTAAAAATCTTCATTCTTAA
- the purL gene encoding phosphoribosylformylglycinamidine synthase subunit PurL: MEKSEVSLKDAIEHGITEEEFNKIIDILKRIPNSTELGIFSGMWSEHCSYKNSILQLKTLPNESDLLVAKPGEENAGALSIGDGLAVVFKIESHNHPTAIEPYQGAATGVGGIMRDIFTMGARPFISLNSLRFGFPTDKKNKHLLSQSVKGIGDYGNSLGIAVGGGELFFDSSFSKNPLVNAMSVGIARIDKMAKATTGGEIGNSVFIVGASTGRDGIHGASFASKDLTKESEEKRSAVQVGDPFMEKLLLEASLEAIEKDLLVGIQDMGAAGISCSTSEMSAKGNSGMEIDLDKVPYRETGMNAYEAMLSESQERMLVVPKKGKERELIEIFHKWDLNVVQIGFVTDDKFLRVKKDGIIKAEIPAESLVLGGGAPRYKRETKRPAYLDEKSKLALSKIQDIQKEEIEKTTLKILTSLNICSRKPLFEQYDTEVGLGKVIPPGFDGGLYKVPGTEKGIAVSTDCNSRYTYLNPYLGAIHAVCESARNVVVTGASPIGITNNLNFGNPYIPENYYMFTECIRGMGDACRFLKLPVTGGNVSFYNESPDGPVLPTPTIGMVGLISNVKDHLKSYFLESGLKIALIGKFKPTLGGSEYLHTFFHKIEGAIPEINLEDELNLQNLILELNNSKLINSAKDLSLGGLLISLLKKSFPKNLGLELDFSEFLNSFRLDEALFGESASSAIISYHSKNESQIQSITEKHKLDWKHIGVVTQKEEIAIPNFNLKMDLQALKKVYENSLEFVF; encoded by the coding sequence ATGGAAAAAAGTGAAGTATCTCTAAAAGACGCTATAGAGCATGGAATTACAGAAGAAGAATTTAATAAGATTATAGATATATTAAAGAGGATTCCTAACTCAACAGAACTCGGTATATTTTCCGGTATGTGGAGTGAGCATTGCTCTTATAAAAATTCTATTCTTCAACTAAAGACACTACCAAACGAATCGGATCTATTAGTTGCAAAACCGGGAGAAGAAAATGCAGGTGCGCTCTCTATTGGGGATGGACTCGCTGTAGTTTTTAAAATTGAAAGCCATAATCATCCGACTGCAATTGAGCCTTACCAAGGTGCAGCGACAGGTGTGGGTGGGATCATGAGAGATATTTTCACAATGGGGGCAAGGCCATTTATTTCTCTAAACTCACTTAGGTTTGGTTTTCCTACAGACAAAAAGAATAAACATTTATTATCCCAATCAGTAAAAGGAATAGGAGATTACGGGAATTCACTTGGCATTGCAGTTGGAGGTGGAGAATTATTCTTTGACTCATCTTTTTCAAAAAATCCTCTTGTCAACGCTATGTCAGTAGGGATTGCAAGAATTGACAAAATGGCAAAAGCGACCACAGGAGGAGAAATCGGGAATTCTGTTTTTATAGTGGGTGCTTCTACCGGTCGAGACGGAATTCACGGGGCTTCATTTGCTTCTAAAGACTTAACAAAAGAATCAGAAGAAAAAAGATCCGCCGTGCAAGTGGGGGATCCATTCATGGAAAAATTGTTATTGGAGGCAAGTCTTGAAGCAATCGAGAAAGATTTACTCGTAGGAATTCAAGACATGGGGGCCGCTGGAATTTCTTGCTCTACATCTGAAATGTCTGCAAAAGGCAACTCAGGGATGGAGATAGATTTGGATAAGGTTCCCTATAGAGAGACAGGGATGAATGCTTATGAAGCCATGCTATCCGAAAGCCAAGAAAGAATGCTTGTAGTCCCAAAAAAAGGGAAAGAAAGAGAGCTTATCGAAATTTTTCATAAATGGGATTTGAATGTAGTACAAATTGGTTTTGTAACTGATGATAAATTTCTAAGAGTAAAAAAAGACGGAATAATCAAAGCCGAAATCCCAGCAGAAAGTTTAGTTCTTGGTGGAGGTGCCCCAAGATACAAAAGAGAAACAAAAAGACCTGCCTATTTAGATGAAAAATCTAAACTTGCTTTAAGTAAAATTCAAGATATTCAAAAGGAAGAAATCGAAAAAACTACATTAAAAATTTTAACTTCCTTAAATATATGTTCACGAAAACCCCTATTTGAACAATACGATACTGAAGTCGGTCTTGGAAAAGTTATACCTCCAGGGTTTGACGGTGGGTTGTATAAAGTTCCCGGAACAGAAAAAGGAATTGCAGTTTCAACAGACTGCAACTCCAGATACACCTATCTAAACCCTTACCTTGGAGCCATCCATGCGGTATGCGAAAGCGCACGGAATGTAGTAGTAACAGGTGCAAGTCCAATCGGAATTACAAATAATTTGAATTTTGGGAATCCGTATATTCCTGAAAACTATTACATGTTCACCGAATGTATCAGAGGAATGGGTGATGCCTGTAGATTTCTAAAGCTGCCGGTAACAGGAGGAAATGTTTCATTTTACAATGAATCTCCCGATGGGCCTGTACTTCCAACACCTACAATTGGAATGGTAGGACTGATTTCAAATGTAAAAGACCATTTAAAATCTTACTTTTTAGAGTCAGGTTTAAAAATTGCACTTATCGGAAAATTTAAACCAACACTCGGCGGATCAGAATACCTCCACACATTTTTTCATAAAATCGAAGGAGCTATTCCCGAAATCAATTTAGAAGATGAGTTAAACCTGCAAAATCTAATTTTAGAACTAAACAATAGTAAGCTCATCAATTCTGCAAAAGATCTTTCTCTCGGCGGATTACTAATTTCTCTATTAAAAAAATCTTTTCCGAAAAATTTAGGATTAGAATTGGATTTCTCTGAATTTTTGAATTCTTTCAGATTGGATGAGGCTCTATTTGGAGAGTCAGCATCATCTGCAATTATTTCTTATCATTCTAAAAATGAAAGTCAAATTCAGTCCATTACAGAAAAGCACAAATTGGATTGGAAACACATAGGAGTTGTTACCCAAAAGGAAGAAATTGCAATTCCAAATTTCAACCTAAAAATGGATTTACAAGCTCTAAAAAAAGTTTACGAAAACTCTCTTGAGTTTGTGTTTTAA
- the gap gene encoding type I glyceraldehyde-3-phosphate dehydrogenase: MTKVAINGFGRIGRLVLRTGVMDPDLEFVAINDLVPPDNLAYLFKYDSTHGTFQGTVSHDADHIIINGKKIRCLAEKEPEKLPWKEMGVDYVIESTGRFTDREGASKHLKAGAKKVIISAPAKDKDIPTFVLGVNEEKYNPSVDNIVSNASCTTNCLAPIVKVILDNFGVEEGLMTTIHAMTATQPTVDGPSKKDFRGGRGAAQNIIPSSTGAAKAVGLCIPEVAGKLTGMSFRVPTPDVSVVDLTVRTTKETSLADIKKKMKEASESSKMKGILGYTEDMVVSNDFTSSPFSSIFDAEACIELNSKFFKLVSWYDNEMGYSTRVVDLIKYMVKKG; the protein is encoded by the coding sequence ATGACAAAAGTTGCAATAAATGGATTTGGAAGAATTGGAAGGTTGGTGCTAAGAACAGGGGTTATGGATCCTGATTTGGAATTTGTTGCAATCAACGATCTTGTTCCACCGGACAATTTAGCGTATTTGTTCAAGTACGATTCTACCCATGGTACCTTTCAAGGAACTGTATCTCATGATGCAGATCATATTATTATAAATGGAAAAAAAATCCGATGCCTTGCAGAAAAAGAACCAGAGAAATTACCCTGGAAAGAAATGGGTGTTGACTATGTGATCGAATCTACAGGAAGATTTACAGACAGAGAAGGTGCATCCAAACATTTAAAAGCCGGCGCAAAAAAAGTAATTATTTCAGCTCCTGCAAAAGATAAGGATATTCCTACTTTTGTTTTAGGTGTGAATGAAGAAAAATACAACCCTTCTGTGGATAACATAGTGTCTAACGCATCTTGTACTACAAATTGTCTTGCACCGATTGTTAAAGTAATTTTAGATAATTTTGGTGTAGAAGAAGGCCTTATGACTACAATCCACGCTATGACTGCAACTCAGCCAACTGTAGATGGCCCTTCTAAAAAAGATTTTAGAGGCGGAAGAGGTGCAGCTCAAAATATTATTCCTTCATCTACAGGAGCCGCTAAAGCAGTTGGGCTTTGTATTCCTGAGGTAGCCGGAAAGCTAACAGGAATGTCTTTTAGAGTTCCTACACCGGATGTTAGTGTTGTGGATCTGACCGTAAGAACTACTAAGGAAACTTCTCTTGCAGATATAAAGAAAAAAATGAAAGAAGCGTCGGAAAGCAGCAAAATGAAAGGGATCCTAGGATATACGGAGGATATGGTTGTTTCCAATGATTTCACCAGCTCTCCTTTTTCTTCAATTTTTGATGCAGAAGCCTGTATCGAATTGAATTCTAAATTTTTTAAGTTAGTCAGTTGGTATGATAATGAAATGGGGTATTCTACAAGAGTGGTAGACCTTATTAAATATATGGTAAAGAAAGGATAA
- a CDS encoding phosphoglycerate kinase: protein MNLPRIENIDVKGKRVFLRVDFNVPMKDGKVSDSTRIEKTMPTIEILLSKGARLIVASHLGRPDGKVDPKYSMKPVCDTFQSILKKSVAFSEKLVGDDVVNLTNGLKDGEVLMLENLRFSKEEEENSPQFSKQLSELADIYVNDAFGTAHRAHASTEGITHFLPAYAGTLMYKEIVFLTGLFTKPERPFVAIIGGAKVSSKIKILNHLIGKVDAILIGGGMAYTFLKSRAVPVGASLVEKDFEVQAYQIIDKAGVEGVDIQLPVDHVIGDSFSEKAKSKTVDKMGILDGWMGMDIGPNTITNFEKIIKNAGTIFWNGPMGVFEMDKFANGTISIAKAVAKSNANSVVGGGDSISAIHKAGVEDKITHISTGGGASLEFMEGKTLPGVAAILKNTMEK from the coding sequence ATGAATCTTCCCCGTATTGAAAATATTGATGTAAAAGGGAAAAGAGTTTTTCTAAGGGTTGATTTTAATGTACCCATGAAAGATGGGAAGGTAAGCGATTCAACCAGAATAGAAAAGACTATGCCAACGATTGAGATTTTGTTGAGCAAGGGAGCAAGACTCATCGTAGCGAGCCATCTCGGGAGACCCGATGGGAAGGTTGACCCCAAATATTCCATGAAACCGGTTTGTGATACTTTTCAAAGTATTTTGAAAAAAAGCGTAGCTTTTTCCGAAAAACTTGTCGGAGACGATGTTGTAAACTTGACTAATGGACTGAAAGACGGTGAAGTCCTAATGTTAGAAAATTTGAGATTTTCTAAGGAAGAAGAAGAAAATTCTCCTCAATTTTCCAAGCAGCTTTCAGAATTGGCAGATATTTACGTAAACGATGCTTTTGGAACAGCACACAGGGCGCACGCATCTACCGAAGGGATTACCCATTTTCTGCCAGCTTATGCAGGTACTCTTATGTACAAGGAGATTGTGTTTTTGACCGGACTATTTACAAAACCGGAAAGACCGTTTGTGGCAATTATTGGTGGAGCAAAAGTTTCTTCAAAAATTAAAATACTGAATCATTTGATTGGGAAGGTAGATGCTATTCTTATCGGTGGTGGTATGGCTTATACTTTTTTAAAATCCAGGGCTGTTCCTGTGGGGGCTTCATTAGTAGAAAAAGATTTTGAAGTTCAAGCCTACCAAATTATAGACAAGGCAGGAGTAGAGGGTGTTGATATTCAATTGCCTGTCGATCACGTAATTGGCGACAGTTTTTCTGAAAAAGCAAAATCGAAAACTGTAGATAAAATGGGAATCTTGGATGGTTGGATGGGAATGGATATTGGCCCAAACACGATTACTAATTTTGAGAAAATTATCAAAAATGCAGGTACAATTTTCTGGAATGGACCTATGGGCGTTTTTGAAATGGACAAGTTTGCAAATGGTACAATTTCGATTGCTAAGGCAGTAGCCAAGTCCAATGCAAATTCTGTAGTTGGTGGAGGGGATTCTATTTCAGCGATTCATAAGGCAGGGGTAGAAGATAAAATTACCCATATTTCTACAGGTGGTGGAGCGTCTTTAGAATTTATGGAAGGAAAAACCCTACCCGGAGTTGCAGCAATTTTAAAAAATACTATGGAGAAATAA
- a CDS encoding triose-phosphate isomerase has product MRTKIIAGNWKMNLNRKEVETLSKGIKEGFSVKKYFERAIVFPSSIHIPKVTETLSGSGVEVGVQNIYPSNLSAFTGEISTDQIKDFGIKYALIGHSERRQFLKESNEFLNMKLLFCLKEGITPIYCIGETLEERESGKTFEILKSQIVEGLKNISPSDSVKLILAYEPVWAIGTGKVASPEQAEEAHDYIRKQISEIFGQSQADSISILYGGSVKPDNVKALLEKPNIDGGLVGGASQKVDSFLGLFSN; this is encoded by the coding sequence ATGCGCACAAAAATTATTGCCGGAAATTGGAAGATGAATTTAAACCGGAAAGAAGTTGAAACTCTTTCTAAAGGAATTAAGGAAGGTTTTTCCGTGAAAAAATATTTTGAAAGAGCAATTGTTTTTCCAAGCTCAATCCATATTCCTAAAGTAACTGAAACACTTTCCGGTTCTGGTGTGGAGGTTGGAGTCCAAAATATTTATCCATCGAATCTTTCTGCATTTACAGGAGAAATTTCCACTGATCAAATTAAAGATTTTGGAATCAAATACGCTCTTATTGGTCATTCTGAGAGAAGACAATTTTTAAAAGAATCCAACGAATTTCTAAATATGAAACTTTTATTTTGCTTAAAAGAGGGAATTACGCCTATTTATTGCATTGGAGAAACTTTAGAAGAAAGAGAAAGCGGAAAAACTTTTGAAATACTAAAATCACAAATTGTTGAAGGGTTAAAAAATATTTCTCCCTCTGATTCGGTGAAATTAATCTTAGCTTATGAGCCAGTTTGGGCAATCGGTACAGGAAAGGTGGCATCCCCCGAGCAAGCTGAAGAAGCGCATGATTATATAAGAAAACAGATTTCTGAGATTTTTGGTCAAAGTCAGGCAGATTCTATTTCTATTTTATACGGTGGGTCTGTTAAACCGGATAATGTAAAAGCCCTTCTCGAAAAACCCAATATTGATGGTGGACTCGTAGGTGGAGCAAGTCAAAAGGTAGATTCATTTCTTGGACTCTTTTCAAATTGA
- the secG gene encoding preprotein translocase subunit SecG has product MGFLVGTVLTLFIITSLFLIFMVLMQAGKGGGGGLLGGGASQTTFGASGGDVLTKITRYSAIAFILLAFLLSFLFAKKQESILPETTITSDPTLVPPVESKELPKSATPEESPKNPANSNPLPK; this is encoded by the coding sequence ATGGGATTTCTTGTAGGCACAGTACTAACTCTTTTTATTATAACTTCACTATTTTTGATTTTTATGGTTCTAATGCAAGCCGGAAAAGGTGGAGGGGGCGGACTCTTAGGTGGAGGAGCAAGTCAGACAACCTTTGGGGCTTCTGGTGGAGATGTTTTAACTAAAATAACTCGCTACTCTGCAATTGCATTTATTTTATTGGCTTTCTTGCTTTCTTTTTTATTTGCAAAAAAGCAAGAGTCTATATTACCTGAGACTACCATAACTTCTGATCCGACATTAGTACCTCCTGTTGAATCAAAAGAACTGCCTAAATCGGCTACTCCTGAAGAGTCACCAAAAAACCCGGCAAATTCTAATCCTTTACCAAAGTGA
- a CDS encoding HAMP domain-containing histidine kinase — translation MQSYNSDFSEENHFSDSENIAELELILNGITEPLVLIDPKFTIKRANLSALEFAKENSKPEDKCYQILYRRDDVCPYCPFVKHDVSLTEFDDVFENKNIEKTIEREIFFKLNKKTETLFLSFFPLIKNNKIYAVVEKISNITGIKEKDEETLRMRNLASIGVLVSGVAHELNNPLTGIGLTVQNLINNLESNDLNFFRKRLDMIQKDLSRASIIVSDILSFAKPGKITKTYSNIGESIYSAKETVERLYPVLSKEIRWQVECDSGLFFYFNPVKIERLFLNLFRNSIQAFDYKKGTIKVEVRKTKKWYHIFVEDDAGGISPEILDKIFDPFFTTNKYGGGTGLGLSICYSIVQEHDGSISVKSFDKKTRFFISLPAGIDFA, via the coding sequence ATGCAATCCTATAACTCAGATTTCTCGGAAGAGAATCATTTTAGCGATTCAGAAAATATAGCAGAATTAGAATTAATTTTAAACGGAATTACTGAGCCTTTAGTTTTAATAGACCCAAAATTTACTATCAAAAGGGCCAATCTTTCAGCATTAGAATTTGCAAAAGAGAATTCTAAACCAGAGGATAAATGTTACCAAATTTTATATAGAAGGGACGATGTTTGCCCTTATTGTCCGTTTGTAAAACACGATGTATCATTGACGGAGTTTGACGATGTATTTGAGAATAAAAATATAGAAAAAACAATTGAAAGAGAAATATTTTTTAAACTGAATAAAAAGACAGAAACTCTATTTTTGTCGTTTTTCCCTCTTATAAAGAACAACAAGATTTATGCAGTAGTCGAAAAAATCAGTAATATAACCGGAATCAAAGAGAAAGACGAAGAAACGCTGAGGATGAGAAACTTGGCTTCTATAGGAGTGCTGGTTTCCGGTGTAGCCCATGAATTGAACAATCCATTGACAGGGATCGGTCTCACAGTTCAAAATCTAATCAATAATTTAGAAAGTAACGATTTGAATTTTTTTAGAAAAAGACTTGATATGATCCAAAAAGATTTATCTAGAGCCTCAATAATCGTTTCGGATATTTTGAGTTTTGCAAAACCCGGCAAGATAACCAAGACCTATTCCAATATAGGTGAGTCCATTTATTCTGCAAAAGAAACAGTAGAGAGATTGTATCCAGTTTTGTCCAAAGAAATCCGGTGGCAGGTTGAATGTGACTCGGGACTATTTTTTTATTTTAACCCGGTGAAAATAGAGCGACTATTTTTAAATTTATTTAGAAATTCTATTCAGGCTTTTGATTACAAGAAAGGCACCATAAAAGTTGAAGTTAGGAAAACAAAAAAATGGTACCATATTTTTGTAGAAGACGATGCAGGAGGGATCTCTCCCGAAATACTCGATAAAATATTTGATCCATTTTTTACTACCAATAAATACGGGGGTGGAACTGGGCTTGGTTTGTCTATATGCTATTCAATTGTGCAAGAACACGATGGAAGTATCAGTGTAAAATCTTTTGACAAGAAAACTCGCTTTTTTATATCTTTACCAGCAGGGATTGATTTTGCATGA
- a CDS encoding response regulator encodes MTEESLKKLLIVEDIQSIREAIVDLLSREYEVFSAENFDVAVGILESEKIDLVITDIRMPGKSGLDLIHIIKAHYPETLYALMTAYNINDYIRFAHEHGVWNIIPKYSFLDIRLILIMVKKLLTKNIFGVEKYFPEDFILVNQKSKSGFEPSPKNGVIFKTITSDKERSTICNKIGKFLQNKGAPMVIQQVLEELTSNAMIRAPRDSQGNSKYQYELPSRDLIVPLKKIQLSENDFFEIGYGSYKETFILVVKDHFGSLPKEEILRRLDRHISVNEETGLPLGLSDSHGRGLYICREVSDHLIFNIHENVQTEIITLIEGNVTKSYKALSIYEV; translated from the coding sequence ATGACCGAGGAAAGTCTAAAAAAATTACTAATAGTAGAAGACATTCAGTCAATTCGAGAGGCGATTGTCGATCTATTATCAAGGGAATACGAGGTCTTTTCTGCCGAGAACTTTGATGTGGCAGTCGGCATTCTTGAATCGGAAAAAATTGATTTGGTGATTACAGATATTCGGATGCCCGGTAAATCTGGTCTAGACCTAATTCATATCATCAAAGCACACTACCCGGAAACACTGTATGCTCTGATGACAGCCTACAACATCAATGACTATATTCGGTTTGCCCATGAACACGGGGTATGGAATATTATTCCTAAATATTCTTTTTTAGATATTCGTTTGATTTTAATTATGGTCAAAAAGTTATTGACTAAGAATATTTTTGGTGTAGAGAAATACTTTCCGGAAGATTTTATTTTGGTGAATCAAAAATCGAAATCTGGATTTGAGCCTTCTCCAAAAAATGGAGTAATTTTCAAGACTATTACATCTGATAAAGAAAGAAGTACTATTTGCAACAAGATTGGAAAATTTTTACAGAACAAGGGTGCGCCGATGGTTATCCAGCAAGTTCTGGAAGAGTTGACATCCAATGCAATGATACGTGCACCGAGAGATAGCCAAGGAAATTCCAAGTATCAGTACGAATTGCCTTCTAGAGATTTGATTGTTCCTTTAAAGAAAATACAATTGTCTGAGAACGATTTTTTTGAGATCGGATACGGCAGTTACAAAGAAACATTTATTTTAGTTGTGAAAGATCATTTTGGCTCCTTGCCCAAGGAAGAAATTTTAAGAAGATTGGATCGTCATATTAGTGTAAATGAAGAAACCGGGTTGCCTTTGGGGCTATCTGACTCTCACGGTAGAGGGTTGTATATTTGCAGAGAGGTTTCCGATCACTTAATTTTTAATATCCATGAGAATGTTCAAACAGAAATTATTACACTTATTGAGGGCAATGTAACAAAATCATATAAAGCGCTTTCAATATACGAGGTATAA
- a CDS encoding AI-2E family transporter gives MKGKVLALAIIIGSLFIATCIFMFFVFRTYFWATFISCILYIATRDAYNKIKNSFPKILVGLSPWVMICLVSVVFIVPVIFIIRTLISEAMDLLTLIKLSLSEDRIVSTLLNFPILTDYFSDSEFFWVQLPETYREIVGSYGDILNIDSLYGILSNASTFIIGSIELPTGIIMNVFFSLLLLFFFYKDGHKIEMFFLSNLPFSKEIEEKIGLRATEAVKAVISGNIFISFLQGVVIGFALMFAGIPSPFFYASIAAIFSLIPIIGTMVVWLPAGLYIGFIENDWVVAIVLMVTSLASYLILENFIKPKMLDKKLNLHSFLLFLSLIGGIKEFGIMGLVIGPLTITFLVILWDFWKMYRNGELKFLENQ, from the coding sequence ATGAAAGGGAAAGTGCTTGCACTGGCTATTATTATTGGCTCTTTATTTATAGCTACTTGCATTTTTATGTTTTTTGTTTTTCGTACTTATTTTTGGGCAACATTTATTTCGTGTATTTTGTATATTGCTACAAGAGATGCTTACAATAAAATTAAAAATTCTTTTCCGAAAATCTTGGTTGGATTGTCTCCTTGGGTTATGATTTGTCTTGTTTCGGTTGTTTTTATTGTACCGGTAATTTTTATTATACGTACTTTGATTTCTGAAGCGATGGATCTTTTGACATTAATCAAATTGTCTTTGAGCGAAGATAGGATTGTATCTACTCTTTTGAATTTTCCGATTCTTACAGATTATTTTTCAGATAGTGAGTTTTTCTGGGTACAGCTTCCGGAGACTTACAGAGAAATTGTCGGCTCCTATGGTGATATTTTAAATATCGATAGTCTTTATGGAATATTAAGCAATGCCTCGACTTTTATCATAGGTAGTATAGAATTACCTACTGGGATAATTATGAACGTGTTTTTCTCCCTCTTGCTGCTATTCTTTTTTTACAAGGACGGGCACAAGATAGAAATGTTTTTTTTGTCGAATCTGCCTTTTTCTAAAGAGATCGAGGAAAAAATTGGACTGCGTGCAACTGAGGCAGTGAAGGCTGTGATTAGCGGAAATATTTTTATCTCGTTTTTACAAGGTGTTGTGATCGGATTTGCTCTCATGTTTGCAGGAATCCCAAGTCCTTTTTTTTATGCGAGTATAGCCGCAATTTTTTCTTTAATTCCAATCATTGGTACAATGGTTGTTTGGCTTCCTGCGGGTCTATACATTGGCTTCATAGAAAATGATTGGGTCGTTGCCATTGTTTTAATGGTTACATCGCTTGCCTCTTATTTGATTTTAGAAAATTTTATAAAGCCAAAAATGTTAGACAAAAAATTAAACCTACACTCATTTTTATTATTTTTATCTTTGATCGGTGGAATAAAAGAGTTTGGAATTATGGGACTCGTGATAGGGCCACTTACGATTACCTTTCTTGTGATTCTTTGGGATTTTTGGAAAATGTATAGAAATGGCGAGCTGAAATTTTTAGAGAATCAATAA